The Salmo trutta chromosome 27, fSalTru1.1, whole genome shotgun sequence genome includes the window GGTCGAGAGGGGTTCTCATCATGACTGGATTGCTTCAGATGGCTTCTgaacaagagagagaggcagtggggtGTAGGTGTGGTGTTGTAATCACATTCTCTAGCTGTCTTAAGTTTTCGGACGCTGGAAGGGGGACACTGCATGGATATGTGAAAAGTCAGTCACCTCTACTTGGCTCTTACACTGAAACGGACAGCAgagcaggaaggaaggaaggaaggaaggaaggaaggaagggggagggCTGGTGGACACAAAGGGACGGACGGAGTGTCTTGTCTTCCTAATCCCACTCATCAAAAAGCTCTGATTGGGCAGTGCCACAGACTGATCCTCCATTCTGGTTGGCCGATGGATGGTTGAGATAGGACGGTGTCTAAGAGGTGTTGCATTGGGGGTTTCAGGGGGGAAAGAGGTGGAATACAGCTGGAAAGGAGGAGGGGGCTTGGTCAGAGCAGGCCAGTCCTGCTGGGAGTGAGGTCTGATTGGCAGAGACTGGTTGGAGGGCGGGAGTTAACTGGACGATAGAAGGACGGGATTGGATGAGGGCTGGGGGGGTCAGAGGTTGAGGGCTGTGCTCTTATAGGCTGCAGCCCAGCTGCTCGGCCTTCTCCTGAGTGTTTTGGTTCTGCATGCGCAGGCGCAGGCTGGCGCTGGAGTAGCCCTCGTCACTGCAGCTGCTGCGCAGGCTGCCCCGCTCATCAGAGTCACTGACACTGCTGGTGCTCCACTCCAGATCCCCCAGCAGGTAGTCAGTCCCCTCCACATCCACATCCAGCTCCTCCTCTGCAACACACAACACAGGTCAATATTATGCAGGTACCACAATCAGCACCAATGTGGTCTCTACTGAGCTCATATTCAAATTCAATAACTTTGGTTAACATAAAGCCCCATCACATAGAGTGGGTGGAAGGATTGGTGGAAGAGAATGGACACCATTGTATTATAGTGTGGTTTGATGGAAAAACTTGAAACTTTGACAAATGAAGAAAAAAACGACATGTTATACTGTAAACCTCCACAAAGCATTAATGATCCCAGTTCAGTTTGTAATGTAGGACAGGGATTCCCTTGAGTGCTCACCCTGGTCTGAGTCAGGATTGTCGGAGGAGACAATGGATCCTGTGCTGTCCATGCGTGTTCTCTCCACCCCCAGCTGCTCCAGACGCCGTTGCAGgtgcctctgctctctctgcagcTGGTCTAAGGTATGCTGGGCTCTCCGCTCGCTCTCCTCCAACCTCTACAGCAGACACACATACAGCAATAGACACTGGTCCtcactttgtgtgtgtgctcttgtGACAGCTGCTCTAAGACATGCTGATATCGCCTTTTGCCCTCCTGCAACCTCTGACCtcagtatgtacagtgccttcagaaagtattcgtaccacttgacttattccacattctgttatgtcagagacagattttttttctctcacccatctacacaatgcctcataatgacaaagtgaaaacattaagacatttttgctaatgtattgaaaattaaacaaatctcatttacataagtattcacatcgaTGAGTCAtgttgtagaagcaccttttgcagtgataacagctgtgagtctttctgggtgtctaaaagctttccacacctggattgtgcaacatttgcacataattattttcaaaattcttcaagctctgtcaaattggttgttgattattgctagaccccaattttcaggtcttgccctagatttatctcccagtgtctggtggaaagcagacaaccaggttatcctctaggattttgcctgtgcgtagctccattcagtttcttttttatcctgaaaaactccccagtccttaacaatttcAAGCAtgccaataacatgatgcagccaccactatgcttgaaaatatggagtggtactcagtaatgtgttgtattggatttgccccaaacataaccattttttttgcagtattactttagttccttgttgcaaacaggatgcatgttttggaaaattCCTTCTCACTTTGTCAATTAAGTTAGAATtggggagtaactacaatgtggaTCCATCCACAGTTCTCCcacatcacagccattaaactctgttttaaagtcaccattggtctcatggtgaaatccccgagcggtttccttcctctctggcaacggagttaggaaggacgccatTATCTGTGTAGTGATATACCATtcgaagtgtaattaataacttcaccatgctgaaagggatattcCGTGTCTGCTTTATATAAATCTACCAATACGTGCCCTTTTTTGCTAGGCTTTGGAAAACGTCCCTGGactttgtggttgaaattcactgcttgactgagggaccttacagataattgtatgggtTGGGTGCAGGGATGAGGTAGTAATTGAAAAATCATGATAAAACACTATTAGAGAGAGTGAATACATGCAATTTATGGCTTAATATGCAACtatttactcctgaactcatttcggcttgccataacaaggttgaatacttattgactaaatACAAACAGTGATTAATTAATATACTGGCCTCCTCCTACCAACCACACATAGTTAACCATGGACAGGTTCCTCAACAGTCTAGTCTACTAAGTAGGTAACCTTGGTCCTGGAGTGATGCAGGGTTTAGTTTTTACCAGGCGCCGCTTTACTCTACCTCATCAAACCCTGATGTACACTAGTCGCTCACCCGAGTTAGCACTACACTAATTACCCTCTAGACCACGAGGGTAACAgacatagaattaggaattagaatactagaattaatttgaaccttcttatgatggtATTAAAGATCAGCCATTTGGGTCAGGaagttggtcaaccatggtttgccagtgctgcGATAAGATAATGTAAAACAATGCATTTGAAGAATTTATCTGCACtctgtttgttagctagctagccagacagttttagaggaatgatCAAGAATTTTCCAAATTAACTGCCAATATACTATTCAAACGATGCAGCCAATCCAGTCATACACTAGTAGAAATCAGTTGATAGGACTCAGACAAGTACAGATATCTGAACATAATAGCGctcacagctttccaagaaaacaacaATGGAGACATTTATGGTCTATTCacatattttagaggctatttatacagaaactttatatactgctcaaaaaaataaagggaacacttaaacaacacaatgtaactccaagtcaaatcacacttctgtgaaatcaaactgtccacttaggaagaccgttacctccgcctttgtgcaaggaggagcactgccagagcactgcaaaatgacctccagcaggccacaaatgtgcatgtgtctgctcaaacggtcagaaacagactccatgagggtggtatgagggcctgacgtccacaggtgggggttgtgcttacagcccaacaccgtgcaggacgtttggcatttgccagagaacaccaagattggcaaattcgccactggcgccctgtgctcttcacagatgaaagcaggttcacactgagcacgtgacagacgtgacagagtctggagacgccgtggagaacgttctgctgcctgcaacatcctccagcatgaccggtttggcggtgggtcagtcatggtgtggggtggcatttctttggggggccgcacagccctccatgtgctcgccagaggtagcctgactgccattaggtaccgagatgagatcctcagaccccttgtgagaccatatgctggtgcggttggccctgggttcctcctaatgcaagacaatgctagacctcatgtggctggagtgtgtcagcagttcctgcaggaggaaggcattgatgctatggactggcacGCCCGTTCcgcagacctgaatccaattgagcacatctgggacatgtctcgctccatccaccaacgccacgttgcaccacagactgtccaggagttggcggatgctttagtccaggtctgggaggagatcccccaggagaccatccgccacctcatcaggagcatgcccaggcgttgtagggaggtcatacagacacgtggaggccacacacacactactgagcctcattttgacttgttttaaggacattacatcaaagttggatcagcctgtaatgtggttctccactttaattttgagtgtgactccaaatccagacctccatgggttgataaattggatttccattgattatttttgtgtgattttgttgtcagcacattcaactatgtaaagaaaaaagtatttaataagattatttctttcattcagatctaggatgtgttgtttaagtgttccctttatttttttgagcagtgtataaaaccTGTATGAACTGTATAATTATTTGACAATAAttctattacacaatttctgatatacgatatgccttacttttattttcctaCATAAGTCAAATCGGGATTACGCCTCTACTGCCATTAATTCCAATTAGATTGGTTTGGAATTCTCCCGGACCAAcatggctgccattttcacccCTTTCAAGAACTAAGGGTTTATTACATAgccccctctagtaatttaatagggtCTCCATGGTAACAGATTTCTTTCTATTTTAGTCAACTCTGTTGCTGTAACCACGCCAAACGTTGCCATGACAGTAAAAAGGGAGTTGGCTGAGGCAGAAACAGAGTGGCACCGTCTATTAACCTCCTCCAATGGTAGAATAAAATTGCCCTCTTGAAACTGTAAACACTTTAAACTGATTTCTCATTACTTCTCCGCCCACCATCACCCACCACGATGTGTTTCTTGGCCCTCATCAGCAGGCTGAGGGTGGTATGCCTGTTGGAGTCTGGTCCCAATGGAACGAGGGATTTCAGTCGCTCTAAACACAGCCGTAGGTGTGCGCgtctggagaggaagagagatgcaTAATTTCATCAGCCACCTATAAAAGGACCAGTGCAGTCCAAATTCAGTTTTTTCCTGTGCTTTGTATCATATTCtgcaacagctgatgaaactaacactgtaaaagtgagagaaaaaaaagagggtTATTTCCTGATTGTATTTTCATCCAGGCAATCCTGGTGACGTCACCAGCCcataaattggttaatagacctcactgccaataacagctagcttTCAGTTTtcacctccccactcagaccactcacagctaaattcttgcttgagaaatggtTTGAAAATGTTTATGGAAAACTAAGAATTGTTACGCAGAAATGATATGATATTGACATGAAAATGACCGCATTGGGCCTTTAAACCCCCTCAGACGTCATTGTTCACCTTATATGGTGTCAGATCTCTAGCTCTCCTGCAGTCATTTCACCCCTGAATGATCACTTTCATCCACAAACACTTGTCTGCCTAGGGCCTGCACCTGCCCGGTGTGGTGATCACAACATTTACATTAAGCTGCTCGAGATCTCTTTATTTATCCCCCCttatctcctctctttctcctccctcagCTTGGCAGCTGAAGGGGAATAGTGGGTGTCGATGGGTGACCACATGACCCCTGTTACACAACACATCACACCTCCAACTAGAGGCTGCTACATGCACACAGGCAGGCAAGGGGCACGACCTCACTATTTACTGCAGGTGTGtgtagctatcttaagatgaatgctctggataagaccgtaTGCCACATGACTAAAATGTGCGTACCAAAGGCCAACGCATGAGTGGGGCGAACTTCAAATGAAAACGACTGCACAAAATGTGGGATAGTTGAGaacctctgaaatgttgtttGTAGCTCAAGGCTAAGAGTATGAAGAATATTTAGTACTGGGAGTACTCCAGAGAGATATGATATAGTATGCGTTTATCCCTTCCAACTGCAGTGTGAATGACTAAAGAAAATTCtaatgttggagagagagagagagagaggagacacaaaCAAAGCCAACATGACACACACATGCTGTGTAGATAAACAAGTACATAAGATTGGGACATATCCAGGTGTGTTCCTCTGCTAGCCTAAAGCTTAGCTTATTATTAACTATTCCAAAGGGCAGGAAACTGGCATGACGTAATGTGACAGAGTCCGAGCAGGAGCAGCAACACTGTTGTGATAAAATCAGGATGTACAGGGAGGCTAATGTTTGTTAAACAATGTCAACTGACGGCAGGGCAGAGTCATGCATGCAACAGTAAGCAGGCCTACAGTACTAAGCCGGTGTTATGTGGtctgactagggttgcaaagctactggtaatttacaaaaaaaagttACCAGAATCTTCAGTagttttggtaattaacagaaaatctatggcaatctatcgtAACTTTGGTAACTTAGACTTGAATGTTTTATTCATatatagtattattattttttaaatatctgtgtccatattgtccatgagtttctagtagatagaccagaTGGTTTAAGAGGAACTTGCCTAATTAATGggaaaaaaagcatctaatcaagaATGGCATCATTTTAAATTTACCTCTGCAACTCACCCAACGATTTACTTTTTTCCAAAACTGCCATCAGTTTGACACCAAAACATTAACAGCGcgtaaaaaaaatgacatttcatGCTGAAACTCAATAAACACCAATGATATTTAATAAGTTGATTTATATTTAGTTAaggttttacagctttgtcattatatatatttttatatcatCATATTTAATATGTTTTAAATGTGATAAGGtcagagatacagttgaagtaaaAAGTTTAcatacccaaatacatttaaacttcatttttcacaattcctgacatttaatcctagtaaaaattccctgtcttagttcagttaggatcaccactttatttaagaatgtgaaatgtcagaataatagttgaaagaaataaaagctgaaatcattctcatcacattcccagtgggtcagaagttcacatacactcaattagtatttggtagcattgccttcaaattgtttaacttgggtaaaacgtttcaggtagccttccacaatcttcccacaataagttgggtgaattttggcccattcctcctgacagagctggtgtaactgagtcaggtttgtaggcctccatgctcgcacacgctttttcagttctgcccacacattttctataggattgaggtcagggctttttgatggccactccaataccttgacttggttgtccttatgccattttgccacaactttggaagtatgcttggggtcattgtttatttggaagacccatttgcgaccaagctttaacttcctgactgatgtcttgagatgttgcttcaatatatccacgagggaggaaaatgtattttgtgaagtgcaccagtccctcctgcagcaaagcatgcccacatgatgctgccacccctgtgcttcacggttgggagggtgttctttggcttgcaagcctccccctttttcctccaaacataacgatggtcattatggccaaacagttctgtttttgtttcatcagaccagaggacgtttctccaaaacgtacgatctttgtccccatgtgcagttgcacaccgtagtctggctttttaatggtggttttggagcagtggcttcttccttgctgagcggcctttcaggttatgtcaatataggactcgttttactgtggatatagatacttttgtacctgtttcctccagcatcttcacaaggtcctttgctgttgttctgggattgatttgcacttttcgcaccaaagtacattcatctctaggagacagaacacatctccttcctgagcggtatgacagctgcgtggtcccatggtgtttatacttaaatactattgtttgtacagatgaacgtggtaccttcaggcgtttggaaattgcaccagacttgtggaggtctacaatttattttctgaggtcttggctgatttttgattttcccatgatgtcaagcaaagaggcgctgagtttgaaggtaggccttgaaatacatgcacaggtacacctccaattgactcaaatgatgtcaattagcctatcataagcttttaaagccatgacataattttctaagctgtttaaaggcacagtcaacttagtgcatgtaaacttctgacccgctggaattgtgatacagcgaattagaagtgaaataatctgtctataaacaattgttggaaacattacttgtgtcatgtacaaagtagatatcctaaccgacttggcaaaactatagtttgtttacaagaaatgtgtggagtggttgaaaaacgagttttaatgactccaacctaagtgtatgtaaacttccgacttcaactagaAATTTAAGACACCTGTGATAAGCGGAAGTACCCAAAGGGCCCACTAGAAGTtttgtgatagattacataaaatccttgaaagttaccaaaattctggtagtttactggtaaacttagaaAGTTTATATAACCCATCTTTGCAACACTAGGTCTGACTGAATGGCAGGACTGTAAGGGTGTGGTAAGGACACAAAAACAAGGCTATTTCTGCAACATGATATTCCAGGATACAACGTATCAATGAGGTGACTGTTTATGGGTCTGTGTTCATGTAGCCTATATTTCTGTGAGCCTGTACCTTACCCTTTGACAAATCCCACCAACAACGTCCAGCATTGAAGTCCAGACCAGGGTTTCCGTTTGGAAAATGTGGTGCCGGACAACATGACCGGGAAGATTTTAATTTAACggccatttgagaaatttaccagacccatatgcattgggtgtgtAACCCATAAGGGCATCCACCCACCGTGCTCAGAATGACACAAATCCCattttagattatggtaattcatctgAACAGAACACGCAACTCCTGTAATAAAGCAGCCAATAAGACATCTTCAAAgcatttgccaaaatgcaatttgtGGGAAATATATGTGACAGAGATTCAAATTCTCTGTTAGGATGGGtcgctaatatgactaggattgtgcctttggcttctggacaaggaAAGAAAGATGAtctgaaaaccaatagaacaggagagaaatggcatacagtgagggaaaaaagtatttgatcccctgctgattttgtacgtttgcccactgacaaagaaacgatcagtctataattttaatggtaggtttatttgaacagtgagagacagaataacaacaaaaaaatccagaaaaacatgtcaaaaatgttataaattgattt containing:
- the LOC115164293 gene encoding max dimerization protein 1 translates to MAAIEMVQMLIEAAEYLDRREREAEHGYASMLPFTSSKEKDSLKRKNKNKKNSNSRSTHNEMEKNRRAHLRLCLERLKSLVPLGPDSNRHTTLSLLMRAKKHIVRLEESERRAQHTLDQLQREQRHLQRRLEQLGVERTRMDSTGSIVSSDNPDSDQEEELDVDVEGTDYLLGDLEWSTSSVSDSDERGSLRSSCSDEGYSSASLRLRMQNQNTQEKAEQLGCSL